Within the Salvia splendens isolate huo1 unplaced genomic scaffold, SspV2 ctg722, whole genome shotgun sequence genome, the region TACGACCTCGCCTCCTCTTCCGAGGTAGGATCCTTCCACCTCCGCCTCCGTCACATCCGTCGCCTTCTACTCCCCACCTTCCCTCTCCTCCCTCCTGCGGAACCTCCTCGCAGCCGACGCCAATGGCTCGGTCTCCATCTATGACGTCGACCCCTTCGTGCTGCTCAAATCCgtcaaaattcacaaaaaatcGATCAATTCGATGTCCGTGCATCCTCGGGTAAGATAGCGCTGACCGTCAGCCACGACCAGTGCATGGCGCTGGTCAATTGGTGCGAGGAAGACGGAGCTTCTACTCCAAGATCGGCAAAGAAGCGTCGCTTGTGCAATTCGATGAAAGCGGCGATGAAAGGGTCGCCGCTGACGGCAGCGCTGGGTTTGAAGTGTGGTTTTATGTGGTGGCGGAGGGCCGCGAGGCTGGCAGGAAGCGGGCGGAGAGGCAGCGCAGGCGAGACAGAAGAGCGGAGATGATATCCGCGGGGTGAGAGGAAGGACGAACAGAGAGAAGAAATAGAGATGGGAGGCTGAACATTTGTGTAGGGTTTGTAggattaattattaatgtacATATTATTTGGCTTTAGTTTAGCCTTTTTAGGTATAAAGTGTGTTTAGTGGGTTGGATCTAATGGAGGATtttagatttaaataatttgtaattgtaaatttttatttgaatagagTTTTAGTTTGGGTGTTGGGTTCtattattatgtattttaaatttttatgtattgggctttgtaaatatatattttttaaattaaattctttttcattaactttgatttaatttattagatTATATAATGTTTTTAAGAATCTTACTTATATGTTTTTTAATACTtctaaattattgaaataaacatatatataatataatgtatatagtattatgtattaaaataataatgatgagGAAAATCGAAATCCTTTATTTCAATACTTATTTCCATATTACTAACTACGTCAACGACGACTGCGTCAAAATCTACGACCTCGCCTCCTCTTCCGAGGTAGGATCCTTCCACCACTCCGCCTCCGTCACATCCGTCGCTTTCTACTCCCCACCTTCCCTCTCCTCCCTCCTGCGGAACCTCCTCGCAGCCGACGCCAATGGCTCGGTCTCCATCTATGACGTCGACCCCTTCGTGCAGCTCAAATCCgtcaaaattcacaaaaaatcGATCAATTCGATGTCCGTGCATCCCTCGGGTAAGATAGCGCTGACCGTCAGCCACGACCAGTGCATGGCGCTGGTCAATTTGGTGCGAGGAAGACGGAGCTTCTACTCCAAGATCGGCAAAGAAGCGTCGCTTGTGCAATTCGATGAAAGCGGCGATGAAAGGGGTCGCCGCTGACGGCAGCGCTGGGTTTGAAGTGTGGTTTTATGTGGTGGCGGAGGGCCGCGAGGCTGGCGGGAAGCGGGCGGAGAGGCAGCGCAGGCGAGACAGAAGAGCGGAGATGATATCCGCCGGGGTGAGAGGAAGGGACGAACAGAGAGAAGAAATAGAGATGGGAGGCTGAACATTTGTGTAGGGTTTGTAggattaattattaatgtacATATTATTTGGGCTTTAGTTTAGCCTTTTTAGGTATAAAGTGGGTTTAGTGGGTTGGATCTAATGGAGGATtttagatttaaataatttgtaattgtaaatttttatttgaatagagTTTTAGTTTGGGTGTTGGGTTCtattattatgtattttaaattttttatgtattgggctttgtaaatatatattttttaaattaaattctttttcattaactttgatttaatttattagatTATATAATGTTTTTAAGAATCTTACTTATATGTTTTTTAATACTtctaaattattgaaataaacatatatataatataatgtatatagtattatgtattaaaataataatgatgagGAAAATCGAAATCCTTTATTTCAATACTTATTTCCATATTACTAACTACGTCAACGACGACTGCGTCAAAATCTACGACCTCGCCTCCTCTTCCGAGGTAGGATCCTTCCACCACTCCGCCTCCGTCACATCCGTCGCCTTCTACTCCCCACCTTCCCTCTCCTCCCTCCTGCGGAACCTCCTCGCAGCTGACGCCAATGGCTCGGTCTCCATCTATGACGTCGACCCCTTCGTGCAGCTCAAATCCgtcaaaattcacaaaaaatcGATCAATTCGATGTCCGTGCATCCCTCGGGTAAGATAGCGCTGACCGTCAGCCACGACCAGTGCATGGCGCTGGTCAATTTGGTGCGAGGAAAACGAGCTTCTACTCCAAGATCGGCAAAGAACGTCGCTTGTGCAATTCGATGAAAGCGGCGATGAAAGGGGTCGCCGCTGACGGCAGCGCTGGGTTTGAAGTGTGGTTTTATGTGGTGGCGGAGGGCCGCGAGGCTGGCGGGAAGCGGGCGGAGAGGCAGCGCAGGCGAGACAGAAGAGCGGAGATGATATCCGCCGGGTGAGAGGAGGGACGAACagagagaagaaagagagatgggAGGCTGAACATTTGTGTAGTTTTGTagattaattattaatgtacATATTATTTGGGCTTTAGTTTAGCCTTTTTAGGTATAAAGTGGGTTTAGTGGGTTGGATCTAATGGAGGATTTTAGATTTAATAATTTGTAattgtaaatttttatttgaatagagTTTTAGTTTGGGTGTTGGGTTCTATTattatgtatttaaattttttatgtattgggctttgtaaatatatattttttaaattaaattctttttcattaactttgatttaatttattagatTATATAATGTTTTTAAGAATCTTACTTATATGTTTTTTAATACTtctaaattattgaaataaacatatatataatataatgtatatagtattatgtattaaaataataatgatgagGAAAATCGAAATCCTTTATTTCAATACTTATTTCCATATTACTAACTACGTCAACGACGACTGCGTCAAAATCTACGACCTCGCCTCCTCTTCCGAGGTAGGATCCTTCCACCACTCCGCCTCCGTCACATCCGTCGCCTTCTACTCCCCACCTTCCCTCTCCTCCCTCCTGCGGAACCTCCTCGCAACCGACGCCAATGGCTCGGTCTCCATCTATGACATCGACCCCTTCGTGCTGCTCAAATCCgtcaaaattcacaaaaaatcGATCAATTCGATGTCCGTGCATCCCTCGGGTAAGATAGCGCTGACCGTCAGCCACGACCAGTGCATGGCGCTGGTCAATTTGGTGCGAGGAAGACGGAGCTTCTACTCCAAGATCGGCAAAGAAGCGTCGCTTGTGCAATTCGATGAAAGCGGCGATGAAAGGGGTCGTCGCTGACGGCAGCGCTGGGTTAGAAGTGTGGTTTTATGTGGTGGCGGAGGGCCGCGAGGCTGGCGGGAAGCAGGCGGAGAGGCAGCGCAGGCGAGACAGAAGAGCGGAGATGATATCCGCCGGGGTGAGAGGAAGGGACGAACagagagaagaaagagagatgggAGGCAGAACATTTGTGTAGGGTTTGTAggattaattattaatgtacATATTATTTGGGCTTTAGTTTAGCCTTTTTAGGTATAAAGTGGGTTTAGTGGGTTGGATCTAATGGAGGATtttagatttaaataatttgtaattgtaaatttttatttgaatagagTTTTAGTTTGGGTTGGTTCTGTattatgtatttaaatttttatgtattgggctttgtaaatatatattttttaaattaaattctttttcataactttgatttaatttattagatTATATAATGTTTTTAAGAATCTTACTTATATGTTTTTTAATACTtctaaattattgaaataaaacatatatataaatatagtattatGTATTAAATAATAATGATGAGGAAAATCGAAATCCTTATTTCAATACTTATTTCCATATTACTAACTAATCAAGCTAAATGAAAGCACAAATATATAATCCTTTGTCTCATCCTATATTTACTAATtggaaattttaatatattttagatAGTCGtatataatttcataatatatttaattagtttccaattaattaaacaatactatAAAGTTTATCGAATAAATTACGAAATtatatgaaattataaatatttaaaattatatctaATTTATAAAGTTTGTATGAGTTCTTATAATATAAAGTGTAGTATAAATTTTAAGTGATGAACTGTTATCacttattttaagtgataattaactttttatatGTATACATGGTGGAAataaacatatatataatataatgtatatagtattatgtattaaaataataatgatgagGAAAATCGAAATCCTTTATTTCAATACttatttccataatactaatcTAGCTAAATGACAACACAAATATATAATCCTT harbors:
- the LOC121791105 gene encoding p21-activated protein kinase-interacting protein 1-like, translated to MRKIEILYFNTYFHITNYVNDDCVKIYDLASSSEVGSFHHSASVTSVAFYSPPSLSSLLRNLLAADANGSVSIYDVDPFVQLKSVKIHKKSINSMSVHPSGKIALTVSHDQCMALVNLVRGRRSFYSKIGKEASLVQFDESGDERGRR
- the LOC121791106 gene encoding p21-activated protein kinase-interacting protein 1-like — encoded protein: MRKIEILYFNTYFHITNYVNDDCVKIYDLASSSEVGSFHHSASVTSVAFYSPPSLSSLLRNLLATDANGSVSIYDIDPFVLLKSVKIHKKSINSMSVHPSGKIALTVSHDQCMALVNLVRGRRSFYSKIGKEASLVQFDESGDERGRR